The sequence CTCACCCACACCTCGCCGCACGGCCACATGGGCTATCCGGGCGAGGTCGCCTTCTCCGCCCTTTTCGAGCTCGACGGGCCGCGGCTGACACTGACGATGGAAGGGCAGCCCGACCGGCGCACGCCGATCAACCTCGCCCAGCACAACTACTACACGCTGGGGGCAACGACCGGCGTGCGCGATCACGTCTTCCACGCTGCCGCCGACCGCTTCACGCCCACCGACGACACCCTGCTGCCCACCGGGGAGATCGCGGCGGTCGCGGGCACGCGCTACGACTTCCGCACGCCCCGTTCCTCGCGCGAAGCGGACCCGGACGAGCAGGGCATCGACATCAACATGGTGCTGGCCGACGGCCGCCCGGCGGAGGTCGAGTGCTGTACGCTCCTCAACCCCGCCAACGACGTGCGGATGCGGATGTGGACCGATCAGCCGGGCCTCCAGGTCTTCAACACCTGGCATTTCCGCTTCGACGTCGATCACCATGACGGGCTCAGGACCGAGGGCTACCAGGGTTTCGCCGTCGAGCCGCAGCACTTCCCCGACAGCCTCAACAACCCCGACTGGCCCTCGATCATCTACAGCCCCGACCGGCCCTACAAACAGGTGCTCGGAGTGGAGATCGCGCGCGGGTAGCATACCTGCGCCTCCGGCGGGGATGTTTGAAGAAGAGAGAGCGTCAGAGGCCGCCGAGCCGGCGCAGCCGATGTTCCAGCTCGACCACCCGCGTCTGCTCGCCCGCAACGAGGGCATGCACCCAGGCGTGGGTCAGCTCGAAGCGGCGCGCGGCGGGATCCTTCGACAGCTCCGCCGCCGCTTCGTGCAGCGCCGCGCGGCGGGCCGGGTCGCCGTCCGGGTGTAGCGCCCGCATCTCCGCGTCCAGAGCGTGCGGCGTCACGCCAGCCGCTCCGCCACCCACGCGTGGAAGAGGTGGGTGGGGCTGTCCATCACCGGGGAGAAGCGTCCGCCATCGAAATGCGGCGCATGGCGACCGCGCTGCATCCCCTCGACCACGCCGATATCCTCGACGAAGACGCCCTTCCACTGCGCCGCGTTGAGCGCCCGCAACTCGGCCAGCTCCGCCCCGGTCGCGGCGGCTTCGGTGGTGTACCAGATCTCCACATGCTCCACCGTCCGGTCCACCGCCACCGGGTCGAGCCGGATGGCGAAGACGTGGTCGCGGTGCACGCCCAGCATCACGTTGGGATAGAGCGAGACGTACTCCGCCGCCCGGTCCCAGCGCGCGGGCAGGCCCTCGAAATCCGGGAAGGCGAGCGTGTCGTGCAGGCGGGGGGCGTAGACCTCCGTCCCCTGACCGGAAAAGGCGCCGGGCGCCTCGATATGGTAGTGATCCTCCAGCCGGGAATAGGCGTTCAGGCCGGGATGGACCCAGGGCAGGTGGTAGCTCTCGCAGTAGTTCTCCACCGCCAGCTTCCAGTTGCAGCCCACCTCCAGCGTGAAGCTCGACCCCTGGCCCGCATGAAGCGGCCGGTCCGCGAAGTCGGCCCAGCGGGCGGCGAGCGGGGCGATCCAGTCGGCGAAGTCAGGCGCGTCGCCCGAGATGTTGACGAAGACCATGTCCATCCACACCGCGCTGCGCACCGGCGTCAGCCCCGTCTGCGCCGGATCCAGAGCCTCGCTCCGGTTGATCCCCGGCCCGCCCACGTGCGGCGTGGCGCGCAGCGCGCCGTCGAGGCTGTAGCACCACGAATGATAGGGGCAGCGGATCACGCCGCCGAAATTGCGCGCCTCCTCCACCAGGATCATCCCGCGGTGGCGGCACACGTTCTCGAAGACCTGAACGGCGCCCGCGTGATCGCGCAGCAGCAGGAGCGGCGCCCCCAGCAGGTCGACGGGGCGCGCGTCGCCGGGGGCGGGCACGTCCTTGCAGAAGCCGATGCAGGTCCAGCCCGCGTGGAAGATGCGCGCACGCTCCAGCACAAGCGCGTCCGGATCGGTGTAGAGCGCCGAGGGCAGGCCGCGGGCCGCCTCCACCGGGCGGCGCACGGCGTCGAGATCGTGGGCGAGGGTGGACAGATCGAGCATGGGGACCTCCGTCGCTGACCCCTCCACTCTCGCGCTCAAATGCCGCGCCAGTCGTGCGGAAATGCGACCTCCCGCGTCGTTTCCGGATGCCGGGATTCGCTGTGTTTGCCGCCGCGCGAGATACAACATTTAGTCACAGGTCCGACGGCGAAGCGGGGCGCTACGGGTCGGCGGCTTTCCGCCGGTGCAAAAAGCACGCTCCGAAAGCCCCTGAACACGCTCGAAAAACGCCGTCATCTTCACGTTATGGTTGAGCCTGCAACGACTCGTTTGTTAATTCCGCTCTCCTGTGGCGGGCCCATATTGCAAGCACAATATGTGGTGTTCCTTCGTGAATTTTTCGTTGACGATGGTGAGCGAACCACCGCATCTTGGGCTTCGTCACCAGGGCGGACACAAGATGCGGCGCAGGCATCACCAACCGCCCGGTCCAGATGAACCACCACTGTCGAGCGTGCAGCCTTCCCTCGTGGGGAGGGAGGAGCCCCCTTTGCCGTGCGCCCGATACAACGAGAAGGACAGGGCCCCATGAAGATCGACCGCCGCTTCACCACCGATGCCGCCGACGCCTACGCGGCGCTCGAATTCCGCACGACGTCGAGCGAGATCCGCAACCCGGACGGCTCCGTCGTTTTCGCGCTCGACAACCTCGAGGTGCCGGCCGCCTGGTCGCAGGTCGCCTCCGACGTGCTGGCGCAGAAGTACTTCCGCAAGGCCGGTGTGCCTGCGCGCCTGAAGAAGGTGAAGGAAAAGGGCGTGCCCGCCTTCCTGTGGCGCTCTATCCCCGACGAGGCGGCGCTCAAGAAGCTGCCGGAGGAAGAGCGCTTCGGCGGGGAGACGTCCGCCAAGCAGGTCTTCGACCGGCTGGCGGGTGCCTGGACCTACTGGGGCTGGAAGGGCGGCTACTTCTCCACCGAGGCCGACGCGCAAGCGTATTTCGACGAGATGCGCTACATGCTCGCCGCGCAGATGTCCGCGCCGAATTCCCCGCAGTGGTTCAACACCGGCCTCCACTGGGCCTATGGCATCGACGGGCCGAGCCAGGGCCACTTCTACGTCGATTTCGAGACCGGCAAGCTCACCAAGTCCAAGTCCGCCTACGAGCACCCGCAGCCTCACGCCTGCTTCATCCAGTCCGTCACCGACGACCTGGTGAACGAGGGCGGGATCATGGACCTGTGGACGCGCGAGGCGCGCCTCTTCAAGTACGGCTCGGGCACCGGCACCAACTTCTCGTCCCTGCGCGCCGCCGATGAGCCGCTGGGCGGCGGCGGCCGTTCCTCTGGCCTGATGTCGTTCCTCAAGATCGGCGATCGGGCCGCGGGCGCCATCAAGTCGGGCGGCACAACGCGCCGCGCGGCCAAGATGGTGATTTGCGACATGGATCACCCCGACATCGAGGCCTTCATCAACTGGAAGGTGAAGGAGGAGCAGAAGGTCGCCTCCCTCGTCGCGGGCTCCAAGATGCACGAGGCGAAGCTCAACGACATCTTCGCTGCGATCCGCGAATGGGACGGCTACGAGCAGGACGCCTTCGACCCCAAGCGCAACCCGGCACTGAAGACCGCGATCAAGGGCGCGAAGAAGTCCGCGATCCCCGAGACCTACGTCAAGCGCGTGCTCGACTACGCACGGCAGGGCTACGCCTCCATCGAGTTCCCGACCTACGACACCGACTGGGACAGCGAGGCCTACAACTCCGTCGCGGGCCAGAACTCCAACAACTCGGTGCGCGTGACCGACGCCTTCCTCAAGGCGGCGAAGGACGACAAGCCGTGGGAGCTCATCCGCCGCACCGACGGCAAAGTGGCCAAGACCGTGTCCGCCCGCGAGCTGTGGGACCAGATCGGCCACGCCGCCTGGGCCTGCGCCGATCCCGGCATCCAGTTCCACGACACGATCAACGCGTGGCACACCTGCCCCGAGGACGGTGAGATCCGCGGCTCCAACCCGTGCTCGGAGTACATGTTCCTCGATGACACGGCCTGTAACCTCGCCTCGATGAACCTGCTGACCTTCCTCAAGGACGGCCAGTTCGACGTGGACGGCTACGTGCACGCCTCCCGCCTGTGGACCGTGACGCTGGAGATCAGCGTGCTCATGGCGCAGTTCCCGTCTGAGGCGATCGCCCGCCGCTCCTACGAGTTCCGTACGCTGGGCCTCGGCTACGCCAATATCGGCGGCCTCCTGATGAACATGGGCTACGGCTATGACAGCGACGAGGGCCGCGCGCTCTGCGGTGCGCTGACCGCGATCCTCACAGGCGTGTCTTACGCGACCTCGGCCGAGATGGCGGCGGAGCAGGGCGCCTTCCCGGGCTACGCGAAGAACGCCGAGCACATGCTGCGCGTCATCCGCAACCACCGCCGCGCGGCCTATGGCGAGGCGAAGGGCTACGAGGGCCTCGCGGTCCCGCCCGTCCCGCTCGACCACGACAACTGCCCGGACGGCCGCCTGATCAACATGGCCCACGCCGTGTGGGACGAGGCGCTGAGCGAGGGGGAGAAGCACGGCTTCCGCAACGCCCAGGTCTCCGTCATCGCGCCCACCGGCACGATCGGCCTCGTCATGGACTGCGACACCACGGGCATCGAGCCGGACTTCGCGCTGGTGAAGTTCAAGAAGCTCGCCGGCGGCGGCTACTTCAAGATCATCAACCAGTCGGTTCCGGCGGCCCTCTCGAAGCTCGGCTACGGCTCTGCCCAGATCGAGGAGATCACCTCCTACGCGGTCGGCCACGGCTCCATCGGCAACGCGCCGGCGATCAACCACACGGCGCTGATCGGCCACGGCTTCGGCGAGGCGGAGATCGCGAAGATCGAGGGCGCGCTCGCCACCGCCTTCGACATCCGCTTCGTCTTCAACCAGTGGACGCTGGGCGCGGAGTTCTGCACCGGCACCCTTGGCATCCCCGAGGAGAAGCTGAACGATCCGTCCTTCGACCTGCTGCGCCATCTCGGCTTCACCCGGGAGCAGATTGAGGCCGCGAACAACCACGTCTGCGGGACCATGACGCTGGAGGGTGCGCCGCACCTCAAGGAAGAGCACTACGGCATCTTCGACTGCGCTAACCCCTGCGGGAAGATCGGCAAGCGCTACCTCTCCGTCGACAGCCACATCACCATGATGGCGGCGGCGCAGAGCTTCATCTCCGGCGCGATCTCCAAGACGATCAACATGCCGAACGACGCGACGATCGAGGATTGCCTTGAGGCCTACGAGCTCTCCCACTCCCTCGGCGTGAAGGCGAACGCCCTCTACCGCGACGGCTCCAAGCTCAGCCAGCCGCTCTCGGCCGCGCTGATCGAGGAGGACGAGGATGATCTGGAGGAGGCGCTGATCGAGGCCGCCGCCGGCGAAAAGGCCACTATCCTCGCCGAGAAGATCGTGGAGAAGATCGTCGTCAAGGAGGTCGCCAAGGGCCGTGAGAAGCTGCCCGAGCGCCGCAAAGGCTACACCCAGAAGGCCATCGTCGGCGGGCACAAGGTCTACCTGCGCACCGGCGAGTACGAGGACGGCTCGCTCGGCGAGATCTTCATCGACATGCACAAGGAGG is a genomic window of Pontivivens ytuae containing:
- a CDS encoding aldose epimerase family protein — protein: MQQIGSVNGTPVHEHILDSGAARVSILSYGATIRDWRIDSVAEAMVLGFPDFETYLTQSRAHGVIAGRVANRTGFGRFTLDGTAHQLDVAKPPHHLHGGGEGLGKVVWEMEPDGDRAVRLTHTSPHGHMGYPGEVAFSALFELDGPRLTLTMEGQPDRRTPINLAQHNYYTLGATTGVRDHVFHAAADRFTPTDDTLLPTGEIAAVAGTRYDFRTPRSSREADPDEQGIDINMVLADGRPAEVECCTLLNPANDVRMRMWTDQPGLQVFNTWHFRFDVDHHDGLRTEGYQGFAVEPQHFPDSLNNPDWPSIIYSPDRPYKQVLGVEIARG
- a CDS encoding aromatic ring-hydroxylating oxygenase subunit alpha; translated protein: MLDLSTLAHDLDAVRRPVEAARGLPSALYTDPDALVLERARIFHAGWTCIGFCKDVPAPGDARPVDLLGAPLLLLRDHAGAVQVFENVCRHRGMILVEEARNFGGVIRCPYHSWCYSLDGALRATPHVGGPGINRSEALDPAQTGLTPVRSAVWMDMVFVNISGDAPDFADWIAPLAARWADFADRPLHAGQGSSFTLEVGCNWKLAVENYCESYHLPWVHPGLNAYSRLEDHYHIEAPGAFSGQGTEVYAPRLHDTLAFPDFEGLPARWDRAAEYVSLYPNVMLGVHRDHVFAIRLDPVAVDRTVEHVEIWYTTEAAATGAELAELRALNAAQWKGVFVEDIGVVEGMQRGRHAPHFDGGRFSPVMDSPTHLFHAWVAERLA
- a CDS encoding vitamin B12-dependent ribonucleotide reductase, encoding MKIDRRFTTDAADAYAALEFRTTSSEIRNPDGSVVFALDNLEVPAAWSQVASDVLAQKYFRKAGVPARLKKVKEKGVPAFLWRSIPDEAALKKLPEEERFGGETSAKQVFDRLAGAWTYWGWKGGYFSTEADAQAYFDEMRYMLAAQMSAPNSPQWFNTGLHWAYGIDGPSQGHFYVDFETGKLTKSKSAYEHPQPHACFIQSVTDDLVNEGGIMDLWTREARLFKYGSGTGTNFSSLRAADEPLGGGGRSSGLMSFLKIGDRAAGAIKSGGTTRRAAKMVICDMDHPDIEAFINWKVKEEQKVASLVAGSKMHEAKLNDIFAAIREWDGYEQDAFDPKRNPALKTAIKGAKKSAIPETYVKRVLDYARQGYASIEFPTYDTDWDSEAYNSVAGQNSNNSVRVTDAFLKAAKDDKPWELIRRTDGKVAKTVSARELWDQIGHAAWACADPGIQFHDTINAWHTCPEDGEIRGSNPCSEYMFLDDTACNLASMNLLTFLKDGQFDVDGYVHASRLWTVTLEISVLMAQFPSEAIARRSYEFRTLGLGYANIGGLLMNMGYGYDSDEGRALCGALTAILTGVSYATSAEMAAEQGAFPGYAKNAEHMLRVIRNHRRAAYGEAKGYEGLAVPPVPLDHDNCPDGRLINMAHAVWDEALSEGEKHGFRNAQVSVIAPTGTIGLVMDCDTTGIEPDFALVKFKKLAGGGYFKIINQSVPAALSKLGYGSAQIEEITSYAVGHGSIGNAPAINHTALIGHGFGEAEIAKIEGALATAFDIRFVFNQWTLGAEFCTGTLGIPEEKLNDPSFDLLRHLGFTREQIEAANNHVCGTMTLEGAPHLKEEHYGIFDCANPCGKIGKRYLSVDSHITMMAAAQSFISGAISKTINMPNDATIEDCLEAYELSHSLGVKANALYRDGSKLSQPLSAALIEEDEDDLEEALIEAAAGEKATILAEKIVEKIVVKEVAKGREKLPERRKGYTQKAIVGGHKVYLRTGEYEDGSLGEIFIDMHKEGAAFRAMMNNFAIAVSVGLQYGVPLEEFVEAFTFTRFEPAGMVQGNDSIKNATSILDYIFRELAVSYLDRTDLAHVKPSGEAFADMGRGVEEGVSNIRKADEETAASSIDMIRQISSTGYLRKRLPQELTVLQGGAAAPAPGVTVVAKTETSVAAVTTMDDRTKAKMQGYEGDPCGECGNFTLVRNGTCMKCNTCGATSGCS